In Pelagibaculum spongiae, one genomic interval encodes:
- the queG gene encoding tRNA epoxyqueuosine(34) reductase QueG: MTAAGSDHHPHIKSKAEPKAALKIETKAELMNPFTEQQLSEIQSWLKQQAAELGFAQVVVSNPDLAVESEKFQQWVDQGLHGEMDYLARNHDLRAEPAKLLPETCRVVSFAMDYLPEKQSIQLLSQPDKAYVSRYALGRDYHKLIRKRLTNLGKQLENKLSELNADFKLVYRPFVDSAPVMERQIAEQGGMGWIGKHTLLLNRKHGSWFFLAELFINLPLATEQPVKGHCGKCSACIDICPTQAITGPYQLDARRCISYLTIEHPGSIPVELRSMMGNRIYGCDDCQLVCPWNRFAKLSVEDDFQPRQKLDNAQLLELFQWDEAQFLKNTEGSPIRRAGFERWQRNLAIALGNALAKDIQQQPQIISALKEAEINSTAVVNEHIQWALQQVS; the protein is encoded by the coding sequence ATGACAGCCGCAGGTTCCGATCATCACCCACACATTAAATCTAAAGCTGAGCCAAAAGCCGCACTAAAGATTGAGACAAAGGCCGAATTAATGAATCCATTTACCGAACAACAACTATCTGAAATCCAAAGCTGGTTAAAGCAGCAAGCTGCCGAATTAGGTTTTGCTCAAGTAGTGGTGAGTAATCCAGATTTAGCAGTAGAGTCAGAGAAGTTTCAACAATGGGTTGATCAAGGCTTGCACGGGGAAATGGATTACCTAGCGCGTAATCACGACTTGCGAGCCGAGCCTGCTAAATTGCTACCGGAAACTTGTCGAGTAGTCTCGTTTGCTATGGATTACTTGCCAGAAAAACAGTCGATTCAATTATTGTCTCAGCCAGATAAAGCCTATGTTTCTCGTTATGCACTGGGCCGTGACTATCACAAGTTGATTCGCAAGCGCTTAACCAATTTAGGCAAGCAGCTGGAAAATAAACTGTCTGAATTAAACGCTGATTTTAAGCTAGTTTACCGGCCATTTGTTGATAGTGCACCGGTGATGGAGCGGCAAATTGCTGAGCAAGGCGGTATGGGCTGGATCGGTAAGCACACTTTATTACTCAATCGAAAGCATGGTTCGTGGTTTTTCCTTGCTGAGTTATTTATTAATTTGCCATTGGCGACTGAGCAACCAGTTAAAGGCCACTGCGGCAAATGTTCTGCGTGCATTGATATTTGTCCGACCCAAGCGATAACAGGACCTTATCAACTAGATGCACGAAGATGTATCTCATATTTGACAATTGAGCACCCTGGATCCATCCCAGTTGAGCTACGCTCAATGATGGGAAATCGAATCTATGGTTGTGATGATTGTCAGTTAGTTTGTCCTTGGAATCGCTTCGCTAAATTGTCTGTTGAAGATGACTTCCAGCCAAGGCAAAAACTCGACAACGCTCAGTTACTGGAATTGTTCCAATGGGACGAAGCACAGTTTCTGAAAAATACCGAAGGCTCACCGATTCGTCGTGCTGGTTTTGAACGCTGGCAGCGGAATTTGGCAATTGCACTGGGTAATGCGTTGGCGAAAGACATTCAACAGCAACCACAGATTATTTCAGCGCTTAAAGAAGCTGAAATAAATAGTACTGCTGTAGTGAACGAACATATTCAATGGGCGCTGCAGCAGGTTTCGTAA
- a CDS encoding NAD(P)H-hydrate dehydratase, translating into MAQNRSTTQALYLNHQVRDIDYTAIHRLPAHLRIDGYALMCRAGLAAFKQLRQHWPTCQSLLVFTGPGNNGGDAWVVAKLAHQAGISVQVIFISAPTSQSCIQAAADYHAAGGTSKAVDFQMLDQDLAKADCLVDGLLGSGFSGVLRGDYPQLIQMINAANKPLLALDIPSGLNGDNGVASASTIVADLTISFIAATLGLFTADASHFTGKVIVEDLQLPAQAFLAHVPVGHLLDSQLPKSLIQPRHGNSYKNHHGHLLLAGGSQNMGGAILLAATAAAKTGAGLVSSLVNDNYCPAFTAAHPGIMFAGWKSADLQLMLNKANALVIGPGMGQSSQAQQLVSALIDNDLPKVIDADALNLLASQAALTDKLQKNAPLVITPHPGEAARLLNISTIEVQSDRLSAVKLLQQKFGGVAVLKGAGSLIYDGQQLWCCPFGNPGMAVAGMGDLLAGIIGSFLAQGHSALNSACLGVLIHAQAGDIAADAGQIGLQAVDLLPSLRGLVNPTC; encoded by the coding sequence ATGGCCCAAAACCGATCGACAACTCAGGCGCTCTACCTGAATCATCAGGTCAGAGATATTGATTATACCGCGATTCATCGACTGCCAGCGCATTTGCGTATCGATGGTTACGCTTTGATGTGCCGGGCCGGGCTGGCAGCTTTCAAGCAATTGCGCCAGCACTGGCCTACCTGCCAATCATTACTAGTGTTTACTGGACCGGGTAATAACGGCGGCGATGCTTGGGTGGTTGCAAAACTAGCGCATCAAGCCGGTATCTCAGTCCAAGTGATTTTTATTTCAGCTCCGACGAGTCAATCCTGCATTCAAGCTGCCGCCGATTATCATGCAGCTGGCGGCACCAGCAAAGCTGTCGATTTTCAAATGCTTGATCAAGATTTGGCAAAGGCTGATTGTTTAGTTGATGGTTTGTTAGGCAGCGGCTTTTCTGGTGTGCTTCGTGGTGATTATCCACAACTGATTCAGATGATAAATGCTGCGAATAAACCCTTATTGGCACTCGACATACCTTCCGGGCTAAATGGCGATAACGGCGTAGCATCAGCCAGCACTATTGTTGCCGATCTGACTATTAGCTTTATCGCCGCGACTTTAGGCTTATTCACTGCCGATGCCAGCCATTTCACTGGAAAAGTGATTGTTGAAGATTTGCAGTTGCCCGCGCAGGCATTCCTTGCTCATGTACCAGTTGGCCACTTGCTAGATAGCCAATTACCAAAAAGTCTTATCCAACCGCGTCATGGCAATAGCTATAAAAACCATCACGGCCATTTGTTATTAGCCGGCGGCAGCCAAAATATGGGCGGTGCAATTTTACTAGCTGCCACCGCAGCAGCTAAAACGGGTGCCGGGCTAGTGAGTAGCTTGGTTAATGATAATTATTGCCCGGCATTTACTGCAGCGCATCCGGGCATTATGTTCGCTGGCTGGAAATCGGCTGATCTGCAATTAATGTTGAATAAAGCCAACGCATTGGTGATTGGCCCGGGCATGGGACAAAGCAGCCAAGCGCAGCAATTAGTTTCAGCCTTGATCGACAATGACTTACCTAAAGTGATCGATGCCGACGCCTTAAATTTACTTGCCAGCCAAGCTGCTCTCACCGACAAATTACAAAAGAATGCACCGCTAGTAATCACTCCGCATCCGGGTGAAGCGGCTAGATTGTTAAATATTTCCACGATTGAAGTGCAATCTGATCGGTTATCTGCGGTTAAATTACTACAACAAAAATTCGGCGGCGTTGCGGTTTTAAAAGGTGCTGGCAGTTTAATTTACGATGGCCAGCAACTATGGTGTTGCCCGTTTGGAAACCCCGGCATGGCGGTTGCTGGTATGGGTGATCTGCTAGCAGGTATCATAGGCAGCTTTTTGGCCCAAGGGCATAGCGCACTCAACAGTGCCTGCCTCGGCGTTTTGATTCATGCGCAAGCTGGCGACATCGCCGCAGATGCCGGCCAAATTGGCTTACAAGCCGTAGATTTACTGCCCAGTTTAAGAGGATTGGTTAACCCGACATGTTAG
- the tsaE gene encoding tRNA (adenosine(37)-N6)-threonylcarbamoyltransferase complex ATPase subunit type 1 TsaE, which yields MLASKTFPQLDQGSMLQLAQLLAEQLQWPMVIFLEGDLGAGKTTFSRGLIQSLGHKGNVKSPTYTLVEPYEDLIAGPVYHFDLYRLADPEELEFMGIRDYLDHAVCLVEWSERGQGILPQADLIIHLTYAENGNSRDLTIEGLSVQGQLIIENWQAI from the coding sequence ATGTTAGCAAGCAAAACATTTCCCCAGCTCGACCAAGGTTCGATGCTACAACTCGCTCAACTGTTAGCTGAGCAACTGCAGTGGCCGATGGTTATTTTTCTTGAAGGTGATTTAGGCGCGGGTAAAACCACTTTTAGCCGTGGATTAATTCAGTCGCTTGGCCATAAGGGCAATGTGAAAAGCCCAACTTACACTTTGGTTGAGCCCTATGAAGATTTAATCGCTGGGCCGGTTTATCATTTCGACCTGTATCGATTAGCTGACCCTGAAGAGTTGGAGTTCATGGGAATTCGCGACTATCTCGATCATGCGGTATGTTTGGTGGAATGGTCAGAACGTGGGCAGGGTATTTTGCCGCAAGCGGATTTAATTATTCACCTGACCTATGCAGAAAATGGCAACAGTCGCGATCTGACTATCGAAGGCCTTTCAGTTCAAGGCCAACTTATTATTGAAAACTGGCAGGCAATTTAA
- a CDS encoding N-acetylmuramoyl-L-alanine amidase has translation MKRRDILLGLALLPQLIQQATAKSVASSNFAKLKGLRIWSAPDSTRLVLDLSRPVKHQVFPLTNPDRLVIDLQDCQWSASLPNPAKSYINQIRFGVRQKRDLRLVLDLNQTVQPRSIALRPSGEYGHRLLIELKNAEKKQKPLTAQQYEQPGKLRDVVVAIDAGHGGEDPGAIGGKGSREKHVTLAIAKALATEINRRRGMKAVLIRKSDYYIPLRKRVTLARKARADLFISIHADAFKDKRARGASVFALSRRGASSEQARWLAKQENSSDLIGGVSLDDKDQVLASVLLDLSQNESIRQSMDLASGVLGKLGRVGRLHSKKVGQAGFAVLKSPDIPSILVETGFITNPTEEKNLNSRNHRAKIAKAIASGFDQYLQRNPIAGTRLAAPTATRSQYVVSGGDTLSGIAVKYRVSIASLKRHNKLRSDRLRVGQVLRIP, from the coding sequence ATGAAGCGTCGCGATATTTTACTTGGCCTGGCCCTACTTCCCCAGTTGATCCAACAAGCAACCGCTAAATCGGTTGCATCAAGCAATTTTGCCAAACTCAAAGGGCTTCGTATCTGGAGCGCACCAGATTCGACTCGTTTGGTGTTGGATCTTTCTCGCCCGGTAAAACATCAGGTGTTTCCATTAACCAATCCCGATCGTTTGGTCATCGATTTACAAGATTGCCAATGGAGCGCTTCACTTCCCAACCCGGCGAAAAGTTATATCAACCAAATTCGTTTTGGCGTTCGGCAAAAGCGTGACTTGCGATTGGTGCTCGATTTAAATCAGACAGTTCAGCCAAGAAGCATTGCTTTACGCCCTTCTGGTGAATACGGCCACCGGCTGTTAATTGAATTGAAAAACGCCGAGAAAAAACAAAAACCACTGACCGCACAACAATATGAACAACCTGGCAAACTTCGTGATGTCGTGGTGGCAATCGATGCCGGCCATGGTGGCGAAGATCCCGGTGCAATCGGCGGTAAAGGTTCGCGGGAAAAACATGTCACTCTGGCAATTGCCAAAGCTTTAGCCACCGAAATTAATCGCCGCAGAGGCATGAAAGCGGTGTTAATTCGTAAAAGTGATTACTACATTCCACTGCGAAAGCGAGTCACATTAGCTCGCAAAGCTCGAGCTGATTTATTTATATCGATTCACGCCGATGCATTTAAAGACAAACGCGCCCGCGGCGCTTCAGTATTTGCCCTGTCTCGCAGAGGGGCTTCAAGCGAACAAGCTCGCTGGTTAGCCAAACAGGAAAACAGCTCTGATTTGATTGGCGGCGTCAGCTTGGACGATAAAGATCAAGTATTGGCTTCGGTATTGCTCGATTTATCACAAAATGAATCAATCCGACAAAGTATGGATTTAGCCAGCGGTGTTTTAGGCAAGCTGGGCAGAGTCGGTCGATTGCATAGTAAAAAAGTCGGTCAGGCTGGTTTTGCTGTTTTAAAATCACCTGATATTCCGTCGATTCTGGTCGAAACCGGTTTTATTACTAACCCAACCGAAGAAAAAAACCTCAATAGCCGTAATCATCGAGCAAAAATTGCTAAGGCAATTGCCAGCGGCTTTGACCAATATTTGCAGCGCAACCCAATTGCTGGCACCCGTTTAGCAGCACCGACAGCGACTCGCAGTCAATATGTAGTGTCTGGTGGTGACACGCTTTCGGGGATTGCGGTTAAATACCGGGTTTCGATCGCTAGCCTGAAACGTCATAATAAGCTTCGCTCAGATCGCCTGCGAGTTGGCCAGGTACTGAGAATTCCATAA
- the mutL gene encoding DNA mismatch repair endonuclease MutL — MTETSRIQRLGARLANQIAAGEVVERPASVVKELVENSLDAGASRVDIEIEQGGIKLIRIRDNGSGIHKDDLALSLSRHATSKIVSLEDLEQVESLGFRGEALASINSVSRMKLTSRTEADKTAWEVEAEGREMEISIKPAAHPKGTTLEVKDLFFNTPARRKFLKKEKTEFNHLEEVVKRLALSRFDIAVNLSHNRKNIFSLPAVKKHTDQNAMAARIGRVCGSKFIQESVYIEQQALGYKLSGWMGLPTFSRSQADMQYFYVNGRMVRDRVVVHAVKQAYRDVLYHGRHPAFVLFFELDPSTVDVNAHPTKHEVRFRESRSVHDFLFRSLHKALAALRPEDQPEPAATSFQANTSGELVNQQTLPEEIAPVQNSMDLSARRASFSSGASSGVSSGSFSKTSGPSASRVAEEMRSYGALHPQAGNAAPAFVETAPDPLLAVEARDIPPLGFAIAQLKGIYILAEDAEGLVLVDMHAAHERITYERMKHAWHSEGLKVTPMLVPIEVSVSEREAALAESTTDELLQLGLEVQRLGPESLALRSIPALLRGANGEQLLRDILSDLSEHGQSQRIKNNINELLGTMACHGSVRANRRLTIDEMNALLRDMEATERSGQCNHGRPTWTRLSMVALDKLFLRGQ, encoded by the coding sequence GTGACTGAAACTTCTCGAATTCAAAGACTCGGTGCTCGTCTGGCTAACCAGATTGCCGCCGGTGAAGTGGTTGAACGCCCAGCATCTGTGGTTAAAGAGCTGGTAGAAAACAGCTTGGATGCAGGTGCCAGCCGAGTCGATATTGAAATCGAGCAAGGTGGCATTAAGCTGATCCGGATTCGCGATAACGGCAGCGGCATTCATAAAGACGACTTGGCATTGTCTTTATCCCGTCACGCCACCAGTAAAATTGTTTCGCTAGAAGATTTAGAACAAGTAGAAAGCCTCGGCTTTCGTGGTGAGGCCTTAGCTTCAATCAATTCTGTTTCTCGCATGAAGCTCACTTCACGCACCGAAGCTGACAAAACTGCTTGGGAAGTAGAAGCCGAAGGTCGAGAGATGGAAATCTCAATTAAACCGGCAGCGCATCCCAAAGGCACTACTTTAGAAGTTAAAGACTTGTTCTTTAATACGCCCGCTCGGCGTAAATTCCTCAAAAAAGAAAAAACCGAATTCAATCATCTGGAAGAAGTGGTTAAACGATTGGCGCTCAGTCGTTTTGATATTGCGGTTAATTTAAGTCACAACCGCAAAAATATTTTCTCTCTGCCTGCAGTTAAAAAGCACACTGATCAAAATGCCATGGCCGCCAGAATTGGCCGAGTCTGTGGCAGTAAATTCATTCAGGAATCGGTGTATATCGAGCAGCAAGCGCTGGGTTACAAATTATCTGGGTGGATGGGTTTGCCGACCTTTTCTCGCAGCCAGGCCGACATGCAATATTTCTACGTTAATGGCCGGATGGTGCGTGACCGAGTCGTGGTTCACGCAGTCAAACAGGCGTATCGGGATGTGTTGTACCATGGTCGACATCCGGCGTTTGTTTTGTTTTTTGAGTTGGATCCATCGACGGTTGATGTCAACGCACATCCGACCAAACACGAAGTGCGTTTCCGTGAAAGCCGCAGCGTGCATGACTTTCTGTTTCGCAGTCTGCACAAGGCACTGGCCGCACTGCGGCCGGAAGATCAGCCAGAGCCTGCAGCGACCAGCTTTCAGGCGAATACTTCAGGCGAACTAGTCAATCAGCAAACCTTGCCCGAAGAAATCGCTCCAGTGCAAAACAGTATGGATTTATCGGCTCGCCGGGCCAGTTTTTCTAGCGGTGCAAGTAGTGGTGTTAGCAGCGGGAGTTTTTCTAAAACTAGCGGCCCTTCTGCATCTCGGGTTGCTGAAGAAATGCGCAGCTATGGCGCGTTGCATCCACAAGCAGGAAATGCCGCACCGGCGTTCGTTGAGACTGCTCCAGATCCGCTACTCGCTGTTGAAGCCAGAGATATTCCACCACTCGGTTTTGCAATTGCCCAATTGAAAGGCATTTATATTCTGGCCGAAGATGCCGAAGGTTTGGTGCTAGTCGATATGCATGCCGCCCATGAACGCATTACCTATGAACGCATGAAACACGCTTGGCACAGCGAAGGCTTGAAAGTCACCCCAATGCTGGTGCCAATTGAAGTTTCTGTTAGTGAACGAGAGGCCGCGCTAGCCGAAAGTACTACTGACGAATTGCTACAACTTGGGTTGGAAGTGCAGCGATTGGGGCCTGAATCTTTGGCACTTAGATCGATTCCTGCTTTATTACGCGGCGCCAATGGCGAGCAGCTATTGCGCGATATTCTTTCTGACTTGTCTGAGCACGGGCAGAGTCAGCGAATTAAAAATAATATTAATGAATTGCTGGGCACCATGGCTTGCCATGGTTCAGTGCGTGCCAATCGCCGCCTGACCATTGATGAAATGAATGCTCTGCTGCGAGATATGGAAGCCACGGAAAGAAGTGGTCAATGTAATCATGGAAGACCTACCTGGACGCGTTTATCAATGGTAGCGCTGGATAAATTATTCCTTCGAGGGCAGTAG
- the miaA gene encoding tRNA (adenosine(37)-N6)-dimethylallyltransferase MiaA, whose amino-acid sequence MSEKKLPPAILLMGPTASGKTDLAIELVKTMPAEIISVDSAMVYRGMDIGSAKPSAEELAAAPHRLIDICDPSEPYSAAQFREDALKEMAEISSRGKIPLLVGGTMMYFKALIEGLAELPQSDPEIRDQLRKEAEEKGLQALHCELSVIDPVSAERIHPNDPQRLLRALEVFRISGQTLTQHQSVQKENPLPYRTLAISLMPECRAQLHERIALRFNQMLELGLLDEVRTLYQRDDLHPELPSIRSVGYRQCWEHLNGELDYQQMIERGVIATRQLAKRQLTWLRNWKHPLHQITAGDKSAINQIEQMLEKAE is encoded by the coding sequence TTGAGCGAAAAAAAATTACCACCGGCGATTTTGCTGATGGGCCCGACTGCCAGCGGTAAAACCGACTTGGCAATCGAGCTGGTAAAAACCATGCCAGCAGAAATTATTAGTGTCGATTCAGCGATGGTTTATCGCGGAATGGATATCGGTAGCGCCAAGCCTTCTGCAGAAGAATTGGCCGCAGCACCGCATCGATTAATTGATATTTGTGATCCGTCAGAACCTTATTCTGCAGCTCAGTTTCGAGAAGATGCTTTAAAAGAAATGGCCGAGATTTCCAGCCGAGGGAAAATCCCGCTATTAGTCGGAGGTACCATGATGTACTTCAAAGCGCTAATAGAAGGCTTAGCTGAGCTACCCCAATCAGATCCGGAAATTCGTGATCAATTAAGGAAAGAAGCAGAAGAAAAGGGGTTGCAGGCATTGCATTGTGAACTTTCGGTCATAGATCCCGTCTCAGCTGAGAGGATACATCCCAATGATCCACAGCGACTGTTACGTGCTTTGGAAGTGTTTCGAATTTCGGGACAAACCTTGACGCAACACCAGTCCGTTCAGAAGGAAAATCCGCTACCTTATCGCACCCTCGCGATATCATTGATGCCAGAGTGCCGGGCACAACTGCATGAACGTATTGCATTAAGGTTTAACCAGATGTTGGAGCTAGGTCTACTGGATGAAGTTCGCACGTTATACCAACGTGATGATCTACATCCGGAGCTACCGTCAATTCGGTCAGTAGGCTATCGCCAGTGCTGGGAACATCTTAACGGTGAATTGGATTATCAGCAGATGATTGAACGAGGTGTGATTGCAACAAGGCAATTGGCGAAACGCCAACTGACTTGGCTAAGAAACTGGAAGCATCCGCTACACCAAATAACAGCGGGTGACAAAAGCGCAATAAACCAAATCGAGCAGATGTTAGAAAAAGCAGAGTGA
- the hfq gene encoding RNA chaperone Hfq has product MSKGQSLQDPFLNALRKERIPVSIYLVNGIKLQGQVESFDQFVILLKNAVSQMVYKHAISTVVPARNVRMTGTTDDDEFDPGNA; this is encoded by the coding sequence ATGTCAAAGGGGCAGTCCTTACAAGACCCTTTCCTGAATGCGCTGCGTAAAGAGCGTATTCCTGTATCAATTTACCTGGTTAACGGTATTAAGCTGCAAGGTCAGGTTGAGTCTTTCGATCAGTTCGTGATCCTGTTGAAAAATGCTGTCAGCCAAATGGTTTACAAGCACGCGATATCCACAGTTGTACCCGCTCGAAATGTTCGCATGACCGGTACGACTGATGATGACGAGTTCGATCCTGGCAATGCATAA
- the hflX gene encoding ribosome rescue GTPase HflX codes for MLFFDRPASGEKAILVHLDFALVSDLKDRQEFEELVISAGACPMDVVGGRRSAPHAKYFVGSGKVEEIRSAVSAHQAEVVIFNHTLSPAQERNLEYHLKCRVVDRTGLILDIFAQRARTHEGKLQVELAQLQHLSSRLVRGWTHLERQKGGIGMRGPGETQLEMDRRMLSMRVKAIQARLEKVRKQRAQGRKARNKNEIATVSLVGYTNAGKSTLFNHLTSADVYVADQLFATLDPTLRKLVLPHAGSLILADTVGFVRDLPHDLVAAFRATLEETLEASLLLQVVDASDENRQETIHEVDEVLDYIGAGELPKLLVYNKIDLLDEKPRIDRDAEGNPQRVWVSAKTGEGFDELYQAIAERLQSNLMRCEILLPINAGRLRAELFEQNAVINERYSDQGEAILELELPQRDVERLLANAGVRLIGISKDSPLELVSAE; via the coding sequence TTGCTATTTTTTGATCGGCCTGCCAGCGGTGAAAAGGCAATACTGGTGCATCTTGATTTTGCACTGGTATCTGACCTTAAAGATCGCCAGGAATTTGAAGAGCTGGTTATCTCTGCTGGTGCCTGCCCCATGGATGTGGTTGGCGGGCGCCGCAGTGCTCCCCATGCAAAATATTTTGTTGGCTCAGGCAAGGTGGAAGAAATTCGCAGTGCGGTTTCTGCTCACCAAGCTGAAGTAGTCATCTTCAATCACACCCTCTCTCCTGCCCAAGAACGTAACCTTGAATATCACCTCAAGTGCCGCGTTGTTGATCGTACTGGACTGATACTCGACATTTTTGCGCAAAGAGCTCGTACCCATGAAGGTAAACTTCAGGTCGAGTTAGCTCAGCTTCAACACCTGTCTTCACGACTGGTACGCGGCTGGACTCACCTTGAGCGCCAAAAAGGTGGTATCGGTATGAGAGGTCCTGGTGAGACACAGCTGGAAATGGACCGTCGTATGCTTAGCATGCGCGTCAAGGCGATACAGGCCCGCCTAGAAAAAGTGCGTAAACAACGTGCTCAAGGGCGTAAAGCCCGTAACAAAAATGAAATTGCCACGGTATCTTTGGTGGGTTACACCAATGCGGGCAAATCAACCCTCTTTAATCATCTGACGTCTGCTGATGTTTATGTAGCCGATCAGTTGTTTGCCACACTCGATCCAACACTTCGCAAATTGGTATTGCCTCACGCAGGTAGTCTGATTCTTGCCGATACGGTTGGATTTGTTCGAGATTTACCACACGATCTGGTTGCCGCCTTCCGAGCGACTTTGGAAGAAACGCTAGAAGCCAGTTTATTGCTGCAAGTGGTCGATGCTTCGGACGAAAATCGTCAAGAAACCATTCACGAAGTGGATGAAGTACTCGATTATATTGGTGCTGGCGAACTACCTAAATTATTGGTTTATAACAAGATCGATCTGCTAGATGAAAAACCAAGAATCGATCGAGATGCAGAAGGCAATCCACAAAGAGTTTGGGTTTCTGCAAAAACCGGGGAAGGATTCGACGAACTCTATCAGGCGATTGCCGAGCGACTGCAAAGCAATTTAATGCGTTGTGAGATTCTGCTGCCAATTAATGCTGGCCGGTTACGTGCCGAACTTTTTGAGCAAAATGCAGTGATCAATGAGCGTTACAGCGATCAGGGTGAAGCCATCCTGGAGCTGGAATTACCACAACGAGATGTAGAGCGATTGTTGGCCAATGCAGGCGTTCGCCTGATTGGTATTTCTAAAGATTCGCCACTAGAGCTGGTTTCTGCCGAATAA
- the hflK gene encoding FtsH protease activity modulator HflK, with amino-acid sequence MAWNEPGGGGNRQNPWGNNSGGSGGPKKDQGPPDLDEVVKNFTKKFSGKGGGFGGFGSAKTPGGGISTVFILAGLTLIWFLSGWYKVEPAERGLILRLGEYHDTVGPGPHWYPRFIDTVEIHDIGVVRNYPLTSTMLTQDENIVDIDLRVQYVIKDLKDYVLKIKDPDRTLGDITQSALREVIGQTKLDAILTEGRDVVAADTKTKMQELLDSYGAGLQVTQLNLQKADPPSAVKASFDDVIKAREDRERFKNEAQAYANTTVPLAEGQAKRKLEEAAAYKEQVVQQAEGEADRFVKLLTAYQKAPEVTRDRLYIETMESVFSRVNKVLVDVEGGNSLMYLPLDRMGVQPQAASALQNPNIETIGGSSLSQLPSRLEAQRNTTGSGRVAPRIPSRVGE; translated from the coding sequence ATGGCTTGGAATGAACCGGGTGGCGGCGGTAACCGACAAAATCCCTGGGGTAATAACTCCGGTGGTTCTGGTGGTCCTAAAAAAGATCAGGGTCCACCAGACCTAGATGAAGTAGTAAAAAACTTCACCAAGAAGTTCAGCGGCAAAGGCGGCGGATTTGGTGGATTTGGCAGTGCCAAAACGCCTGGCGGCGGAATTAGTACCGTATTTATTCTGGCAGGCCTGACGCTAATCTGGTTCCTGTCTGGCTGGTATAAAGTTGAGCCAGCAGAGCGCGGTTTGATACTTCGCTTGGGTGAATATCACGATACTGTCGGCCCGGGCCCTCATTGGTATCCTCGTTTTATCGATACGGTTGAAATTCATGATATCGGCGTAGTTCGTAACTATCCGTTAACTTCAACCATGCTGACCCAAGATGAAAACATCGTTGATATCGATCTGCGGGTTCAATATGTGATCAAAGATCTGAAAGATTATGTTCTAAAGATCAAAGATCCTGACCGCACCTTAGGTGATATCACTCAAAGCGCATTGCGCGAAGTGATCGGTCAAACCAAGCTAGACGCTATCTTGACTGAAGGCCGTGACGTAGTTGCAGCTGACACTAAAACCAAAATGCAAGAGCTACTCGATTCCTACGGCGCAGGCTTACAGGTTACTCAGTTGAACTTGCAAAAAGCAGATCCACCATCCGCAGTAAAAGCTTCCTTTGATGACGTAATCAAGGCGCGTGAGGATAGGGAACGCTTTAAGAACGAAGCACAAGCTTATGCCAACACCACGGTTCCTCTGGCAGAAGGTCAAGCTAAACGTAAATTGGAAGAAGCTGCCGCTTATAAAGAGCAAGTCGTTCAACAAGCGGAAGGTGAAGCCGATCGTTTTGTTAAGCTGTTAACCGCTTATCAAAAAGCGCCTGAAGTTACCCGTGATCGTCTGTATATCGAGACCATGGAAAGCGTGTTTAGCCGAGTAAACAAGGTTCTGGTTGATGTAGAAGGTGGCAATTCATTAATGTATTTGCCATTAGACCGGATGGGTGTTCAACCACAAGCCGCTTCTGCGCTACAAAATCCAAACATCGAAACCATTGGCGGCTCTAGCCTTTCACAACTGCCATCACGACTTGAAGCGCAGCGTAATACCACCGGTAGCGGTCGTGTAGCGCCAAGAATTCCAAGTCGGGTAGGAGAATAA